Proteins found in one Quercus robur chromosome 2, dhQueRobu3.1, whole genome shotgun sequence genomic segment:
- the LOC126702518 gene encoding uncharacterized protein LOC126702518 — protein MVLKIDLEKVYDKLEWSFIRDMLYRINLPMNLIDIIISCVSTVSTSILVNGDALDPIYPSRGIRQGDLLSPYLFILYDIVFFAKANLTNCIAIKDVSDVFCSLSSQFVSEAKSRVYFSPNVDIDTRESLSDILGFSFTPNIGKYLGIPLKVPGDSSNEFNFILDRVKQKLTSWKANLLSLAGQNVLIQASTAAIPSYVM, from the exons ATGGTGTTGAAGATTGATTTGGAGAAGGTGTATGACAAATTGGAATGGAGTTTTATAAGAGACATGCTTTATAGAATTAACCTCCCTATGAATCTCATTGACATTATTATAAGCTGTGTCTCAACGGTCTCTACCTCAATTTTGGTCAATGGGGATGCTCTAGACCCAATCTACCCTTCAAGAGGGATAAGGCAAGGGGATCTGCTATCCCCATATCTTTTCATTCTCT ATGACATCGTCTTCTTTGCTAAAGCGAACCTTACCAATTGTATAGCTATCAAAGATGTTTCAGATGTGTTTTGTAGCTTGTCGAGCCAATTTGTGAGTGAAGCAAAATCTAGAGTCTACTTTTCACCCAATGTTGACATTGACACTAGAGAATCTCTTAGTGACATTCTCGGTTTTAGCTTCACTccaaacattggaaaatatTTGGGGATTCCTTTGAAGGTTCCGGGAGACTCTTCCAACGAgtttaatttcattttggatAGAGTGAAGCAGAAACTTACAAGTTGGAAGGCCAATTTACTGTCCTTAGCAGGGCAAAATGTGCTTATTCAAGCTTCCACAGCTGCAATCCCCTCCTATGTCATGTAA